One genomic window of [Clostridium] scindens ATCC 35704 includes the following:
- the folE gene encoding GTP cyclohydrolase I FolE, which produces MIDQQKIKQAVTLLLEGIGEDVTREGLIDTPDRIARMYEEIYGGMEEDAATHLSKVFHVDSSEMVIEKDIPFYSTCEHHMLPFYGKVHIAYIPDGKVVGLSKLARTVEVFARRLQLQEQLTGQIVDALMTHMQPKGVMVMVEAEHLCMTMRGIKKPGSQTVTVARRGEFETNPVLEELFFRMLGRS; this is translated from the coding sequence ATGATAGATCAACAAAAAATCAAACAAGCCGTCACGCTTCTGCTAGAAGGCATCGGCGAAGACGTAACCCGCGAGGGTCTGATAGATACTCCTGACCGGATTGCACGAATGTATGAAGAGATATACGGCGGCATGGAGGAAGACGCCGCCACACACCTGAGCAAAGTATTCCATGTAGACAGCAGTGAGATGGTGATTGAAAAAGACATCCCTTTCTATTCTACCTGTGAGCATCATATGCTTCCATTCTACGGGAAGGTACACATTGCCTACATTCCTGATGGAAAAGTCGTAGGCTTAAGCAAGCTTGCACGCACCGTGGAAGTATTTGCAAGACGCCTGCAATTACAGGAACAGTTAACCGGACAGATCGTGGATGCACTTATGACGCATATGCAGCCCAAAGGTGTCATGGTCATGGTTGAAGCGGAACATCTGTGCATGACCATGCGCGGAATCAAGAAACCGGGAAGCCAGACGGTAACCGTTGCACGCCGGGGCGAGTTTGAGACGAATCCTGTGCTGGAAGAACTTTTCTTCCGGATGCTGGGGAGATCATGA
- the folP gene encoding dihydropteroate synthase: MIIGKKEFDTQKHTYIMGILNVTPDSFSDGGRFQTLDAALAHAGEMVADGADILDVGGESTRPGHEQITDEEEIARVVPVIEKLKQEFDIPISIDTYKSSVAEAALQAGADLVNDIWGLKYDEHMASLIVKYDAACCLMHNRNEAVYQNFLADFMDDMRECIRIATEAGIKGEKIILDPGVGFGKNYEMNLEIIREVGRMQELGYPILLGTSRKSVIGLTLDLPSDQREEGTLATTVYGILNGCSFVRVHDVKANRRAIDMMEAILREHGIKSI, translated from the coding sequence ATGATAATTGGCAAAAAAGAATTTGACACGCAAAAACATACTTATATTATGGGAATCCTGAATGTTACGCCGGATTCCTTCTCAGACGGCGGCAGATTCCAGACTCTGGATGCAGCCCTGGCTCATGCCGGTGAAATGGTTGCAGACGGCGCTGATATCCTGGACGTAGGAGGCGAGTCCACCAGACCCGGACATGAACAGATTACCGACGAGGAAGAGATTGCACGTGTCGTACCCGTCATTGAAAAATTAAAACAGGAATTTGATATCCCGATATCAATCGATACCTACAAAAGTTCCGTAGCTGAAGCTGCACTTCAGGCAGGTGCAGACTTGGTGAATGATATCTGGGGATTAAAGTATGATGAACATATGGCATCTCTGATCGTAAAGTATGATGCAGCCTGCTGCCTGATGCATAACCGTAATGAGGCGGTTTATCAGAATTTTCTTGCAGATTTCATGGATGATATGCGTGAATGTATCCGCATTGCCACTGAAGCCGGCATCAAAGGCGAGAAGATCATCCTTGATCCAGGCGTAGGATTCGGCAAGAATTATGAGATGAATCTGGAGATTATCCGTGAAGTCGGCAGGATGCAGGAACTAGGATACCCGATTCTCCTTGGAACCTCCCGCAAGTCTGTCATTGGTCTGACTCTTGATCTTCCTTCAGACCAGCGTGAAGAAGGGACGCTTGCAACTACAGTCTACGGTATACTGAACGGATGCTCCTTTGTCAGAGTTCATGATGTCAAGGCAAACCGTCGGGCTATTGATATGATGGAAGCAATCCTGAGAGAGCATGGAATCAAATCTATATAA
- a CDS encoding bifunctional folylpolyglutamate synthase/dihydrofolate synthase has translation MTYKEARVYLDKVSKYGSVLGLDAIRELLCELGNPQESLKFIHIAGTNGKGSVLAYTSTILSEAGYRTGRYVSPTVVSYLERIQVDEEWIPEDAFARLTEIVQRAIVRMEAAGKPSPTVFEVETAIAFLYFKERNCDIIVLECGLGGELDATNIIENTVCAVFTSISRDHLGILGNTLEEIAQTKSGIIKPGCTVITTMQQPEVMQVLENQAKRLSCPFFVADKQYSMISHEDFTGQTISYKDYEKFHCPLAGRYQLDNAVLALEIMRRLPTLGYPLSQEAIRLGLEKTAWPGRFTCLMKKPLFFIDGAHNEDAARRLRESVETYFPGKRLIYIMGVFQDKEYEKIAAIMAPLAKSVHTVNLPDEHRTLPAEELARVMQRHCPSDVIVQAEPSIQEAGRHALSEADNKDIILSFGSLSYLGQIIETVGKY, from the coding sequence GTGACCTATAAAGAAGCAAGGGTATATTTGGACAAAGTGTCGAAATACGGAAGTGTACTTGGTTTGGATGCGATTCGGGAGCTGTTGTGCGAACTTGGGAATCCTCAGGAAAGCCTTAAGTTCATACATATTGCCGGCACGAACGGAAAGGGATCTGTACTTGCATACACTTCTACCATATTAAGCGAGGCAGGATACCGAACCGGACGATACGTATCGCCAACAGTGGTTTCCTATCTGGAACGCATTCAAGTGGATGAAGAATGGATCCCGGAAGATGCGTTTGCCAGACTGACAGAGATTGTTCAAAGAGCTATTGTGCGCATGGAAGCAGCAGGGAAGCCAAGCCCGACTGTATTTGAAGTGGAAACCGCAATAGCCTTTTTATATTTTAAAGAAAGGAACTGCGACATCATCGTCCTGGAATGTGGACTCGGTGGGGAACTTGACGCTACGAATATCATAGAGAATACTGTATGTGCGGTATTCACATCAATCAGCCGCGATCACCTTGGAATCCTTGGCAATACTTTGGAAGAAATTGCACAGACGAAATCAGGAATTATCAAACCGGGATGTACGGTTATAACTACTATGCAGCAGCCAGAGGTCATGCAGGTATTAGAGAATCAGGCAAAACGCCTGTCCTGTCCTTTCTTTGTAGCAGATAAGCAGTACTCGATGATCTCTCACGAAGATTTTACAGGGCAGACCATTTCTTATAAAGATTACGAGAAGTTCCACTGTCCTCTTGCCGGACGATATCAACTGGATAACGCAGTGCTTGCGCTTGAGATTATGAGAAGGCTTCCCACGCTTGGATATCCGCTGTCTCAGGAAGCCATTCGCCTGGGATTAGAGAAAACGGCATGGCCCGGCCGTTTCACTTGCCTGATGAAAAAGCCGCTCTTCTTCATTGACGGAGCGCATAACGAAGATGCCGCCAGAAGGCTTAGGGAATCTGTTGAAACTTATTTTCCGGGGAAACGGCTCATATATATCATGGGGGTTTTTCAAGATAAGGAATATGAAAAGATTGCAGCCATTATGGCACCGTTAGCCAAGTCTGTGCATACTGTGAACCTTCCGGATGAACACCGCACGCTTCCGGCAGAGGAATTGGCCCGGGTCATGCAGCGCCACTGCCCTTCAGATGTGATTGTACAGGCAGAGCCAAGCATCCAAGAAGCCGGGCGGCATGCATTGTCAGAGGCCGACAACAAAGATATCATTCTTTCGTTCGGCTCTCTCTCCTATCTGGGACAAATAATAGAAACTGTTGGAAAATACTAA
- a CDS encoding homoserine dehydrogenase gives MEEKRSVKLALLGLGTVGGGVYKLLERQKEELLDKAGASLELVKILVHNIKKERAGVDASLLTDKWEEIIEDPQIEIVIEVMGGIEPARTMILEALNAGKNVVTANKDLVAEYGRELLDAAQKNQVDFLFEAAVAGGIPIIRPLKQCLASNEIDEVIGIVNGTTNYILTKMFEEGMDFEEALAKATELGYAEADPTADIEGLDAGRKVAIMASIAFHSRVTFSDVYTEGITKISAKDIGYAKEFDSVIKLLGVAHNTEWGIEVAVHPMIIAQDHPLASVRDSFNAIFLHGDAVDDVMFYGRGAGELPTASAIMGDVIDVARDIRYQCTGRISCTCYRDTLVKEFKDVKNKFFLRMQVDNKPGVLAAIASVFGVHKVSISKVIQKVITDGVAELVIVTEAVKEYHMEDAIEHLKDMDTTREISSVIREY, from the coding sequence ATGGAAGAAAAAAGAAGCGTAAAACTTGCACTGCTGGGCCTTGGAACCGTTGGAGGCGGCGTGTATAAGCTGCTTGAGCGCCAGAAGGAAGAACTGCTTGATAAGGCAGGCGCCAGCCTGGAACTTGTAAAGATACTTGTCCATAATATAAAAAAGGAAAGAGCGGGCGTGGATGCGTCCTTATTGACAGATAAGTGGGAAGAGATTATCGAAGATCCGCAGATAGAGATCGTCATCGAGGTGATGGGCGGTATCGAGCCGGCCAGAACGATGATCCTGGAAGCACTCAATGCGGGAAAGAACGTGGTAACGGCAAATAAGGATCTGGTGGCAGAGTACGGAAGGGAACTTCTGGATGCGGCCCAGAAGAACCAGGTAGATTTCCTGTTTGAGGCGGCTGTTGCCGGAGGAATTCCGATTATACGTCCGCTGAAGCAATGTCTGGCATCCAATGAGATTGACGAGGTAATCGGTATTGTCAATGGGACGACCAACTATATCCTTACCAAGATGTTTGAGGAAGGGATGGATTTTGAGGAGGCGCTGGCAAAAGCCACGGAACTTGGATATGCGGAGGCAGATCCGACCGCGGATATCGAAGGTCTGGATGCAGGCCGGAAGGTGGCGATCATGGCTTCTATCGCCTTTCATTCCAGGGTCACATTTTCAGATGTATATACAGAAGGAATCACAAAGATATCCGCGAAGGATATTGGCTATGCTAAAGAGTTCGACAGCGTAATAAAACTTCTGGGGGTTGCCCATAATACAGAATGGGGGATCGAAGTGGCCGTGCATCCTATGATCATTGCCCAGGATCATCCCCTTGCATCCGTCAGAGATTCCTTCAATGCCATATTCCTGCACGGAGATGCCGTGGACGATGTGATGTTCTATGGACGCGGAGCGGGAGAACTTCCTACGGCAAGCGCTATTATGGGTGACGTGATCGATGTGGCCAGGGATATCCGGTATCAGTGTACCGGCAGAATCAGCTGTACCTGCTACAGGGATACGCTGGTGAAGGAATTCAAGGACGTTAAGAACAAGTTCTTCCTGCGCATGCAGGTAGATAATAAGCCGGGCGTGCTGGCTGCCATTGCCAGCGTTTTTGGCGTGCATAAGGTAAGCATATCCAAGGTGATCCAGAAGGTAATTACGGATGGAGTGGCAGAACTTGTCATTGTAACAGAAGCGGTAAAGGAATATCATATGGAGGATGCGATCGAGCATCTGAAGGATATGGATACGACCCGCGAAATAAGCAGCGTGATTAGAGAGTATTAA
- a CDS encoding HD domain-containing protein, with protein sequence MNHMENTMLRISYIRKHPLYISSYQRLQELEQERIFCCHQMNHLLDTARIAYILSLERGIGISKEAIYAAAILHDIGKGRQYESGIPHELASADIAEQILAELPEELMFTSNENEQILTAIRGHRKLRENAEPLEALLYESDKASRACFACPAETDCNWSTEKKNKEIRI encoded by the coding sequence ATGAATCATATGGAGAACACGATGTTAAGAATTTCTTATATCCGCAAGCATCCCCTATATATATCTTCTTACCAAAGACTGCAAGAACTGGAGCAAGAACGTATCTTCTGCTGCCATCAGATGAATCATCTGCTGGACACAGCCAGAATTGCTTACATTCTGAGCCTTGAAAGAGGAATTGGAATTTCCAAAGAAGCAATCTATGCAGCGGCAATTCTGCATGACATCGGGAAAGGCAGGCAGTATGAGTCAGGAATCCCACATGAACTTGCAAGCGCTGATATTGCTGAACAGATACTTGCCGAACTGCCGGAAGAACTTATGTTTACTTCGAATGAAAACGAACAGATTCTTACGGCAATCCGTGGACACCGGAAGCTTCGCGAGAACGCTGAACCTCTGGAAGCACTATTATATGAAAGCGACAAGGCCTCTCGCGCCTGTTTCGCCTGTCCGGCAGAAACGGACTGTAACTGGAGTACTGAAAAAAAGAATAAGGAGATTAGAATATGA
- the hisS gene encoding histidine--tRNA ligase, giving the protein MAMALKKKPVTGMKDMLPKEMEIRDYVIHLIKETYKTYGFSSMETPCVEHIENLCSKQGGDNEKLIFKILKRGEKLKIDEAKEENDLVDGGLRYDLTVPLARYYANHMSELPSPFKAMQIGNVWRADRPQKGRFRQFMQCDIDILGEPGILAEIELILATTAMLGKLNFQNFTVCINDRNILKAMAAYSGFKEEDYDEVFIVLDKMDKIGKEGVAGELQELGYGKESVDTYLGLFDEVTPDVEGIRYLKEKLGCCLSSETAEGMETIISSVEEAKEAKFGIRFDPTLVRGQSYYTGTIFEVTMDDFGGSVAGGGRYDKMIGKFTGQDTPACGFSIGFERIVMLLLENGYEVPRKGAKKAYLLEKNMPKEGMLKVLAMAKTDREAGKQVLIVNMKKNKKFQKEQLQAEGYEEIIDCYADSVDQL; this is encoded by the coding sequence ATGGCTATGGCGTTAAAGAAGAAACCGGTTACCGGAATGAAGGACATGCTTCCAAAAGAAATGGAGATTCGTGATTACGTGATCCACCTCATAAAAGAAACCTACAAGACTTATGGATTCTCATCAATGGAAACCCCTTGCGTGGAGCATATCGAGAATCTCTGCAGCAAGCAGGGCGGGGACAATGAAAAACTGATATTCAAGATCTTAAAGCGCGGCGAGAAATTGAAGATAGACGAGGCAAAAGAGGAAAATGATCTGGTTGACGGAGGACTGAGGTACGACTTGACCGTGCCCCTTGCAAGATATTATGCAAATCATATGAGCGAGCTGCCATCGCCATTCAAGGCGATGCAGATTGGAAATGTATGGAGGGCTGACCGTCCGCAGAAGGGCAGGTTCCGCCAGTTTATGCAGTGCGATATCGACATCTTAGGCGAGCCGGGCATACTGGCAGAGATCGAATTGATTCTCGCCACCACGGCCATGCTGGGGAAACTGAACTTTCAGAATTTTACCGTATGCATCAATGACAGGAACATCCTGAAGGCAATGGCCGCCTACAGCGGTTTTAAAGAAGAAGATTATGACGAAGTCTTCATTGTCCTTGACAAGATGGATAAGATTGGAAAAGAAGGCGTGGCCGGGGAACTGCAGGAACTGGGGTATGGCAAAGAAAGCGTGGATACCTATCTTGGTCTGTTCGACGAGGTAACGCCGGATGTGGAAGGTATCCGTTATCTGAAAGAGAAACTTGGCTGCTGCCTTTCATCAGAGACGGCTGAGGGGATGGAGACGATTATCTCAAGCGTGGAAGAAGCCAAGGAAGCAAAGTTTGGTATCCGTTTTGATCCTACGCTGGTAAGAGGACAGTCCTATTATACAGGGACGATATTCGAGGTGACGATGGACGACTTCGGCGGTTCCGTGGCAGGCGGCGGCCGTTATGACAAGATGATCGGGAAGTTTACCGGCCAGGATACGCCGGCCTGCGGATTCTCTATTGGATTTGAGAGAATCGTCATGCTGCTGCTGGAAAATGGATACGAGGTTCCAAGAAAAGGCGCTAAGAAGGCATACCTTCTTGAAAAGAACATGCCCAAGGAAGGAATGCTCAAGGTATTAGCCATGGCAAAAACGGACCGGGAAGCAGGAAAACAGGTGCTGATTGTCAACATGAAGAAGAACAAGAAGTTCCAGAAGGAACAGCTGCAGGCAGAAGGCTATGAAGAAATCATCGACTGCTATGCAGATTCTGTAGATCAGTTGTAA
- the aspS gene encoding aspartate--tRNA ligase encodes MAESMNGLKRTHRCGELSIANAGETVTIMGWVQKNRNKGGLVFIDVRDRSGIIQVVFEEGSTDAALIEKAARLRSEYVIAIAGTVSKRSGAVNENLATGEIEVIPTELRILSEAETPPFPIEENSKTKEELRLKYRYLDLRRPDLQRNLLLRSRVATLTRQFLSEEGFLEIETPILGKSTPEGARDYLVPSRVHPGQFYGLPQSPQLFKQLLMCSGCDRYFQIAKCFRDEDLRADRQPEFTQIDMELSFVDVDDVIDVNERLLAKLFKDVLGVEVALPIPRMTWQEAMDRYGSDKPDTRFGMELTDVTEVVKDCEFVVFKGAIENGGTVRGINAKGQGGMARKKIDKLVDFAKGFGAKGLAYIAIQEDGNVKSSFAKFMTEAQMNALIRAMNGEAGDLLLFAADKNKVVWDVLGSLRLELARQMELLNKDEYKFLWITEFPLLEWSEEQNRYVAMHHPFTMPMEEDLNYLESDPGRVRAKAYDITLNGNEIGGGSVRIFQDDVQERMFEALGFTKEQAQEQFGFLLDAFKYGVPPHAGLAYGLDRLVMLMAKEDSIRDVMAFPKVKDASCLMTAAPNLVDTKQLDELGLALKEEDLV; translated from the coding sequence ATGGCAGAGTCAATGAATGGGTTAAAGAGAACACATAGATGTGGGGAACTGTCCATAGCCAATGCAGGCGAGACAGTCACGATCATGGGATGGGTACAGAAGAACCGGAACAAAGGAGGCCTGGTATTTATCGATGTCAGGGACCGCAGTGGCATCATCCAGGTAGTCTTTGAGGAAGGCAGCACGGATGCGGCGCTGATTGAAAAGGCAGCGAGACTGCGTTCAGAATATGTGATTGCAATTGCGGGCACGGTCTCAAAGCGCTCTGGGGCGGTCAATGAGAACCTGGCTACCGGCGAGATCGAGGTGATCCCGACGGAACTTCGGATACTATCCGAGGCAGAAACACCTCCGTTCCCGATCGAGGAGAATTCCAAGACGAAGGAGGAACTTCGCCTGAAATACCGCTATCTGGACTTAAGAAGGCCTGACCTTCAAAGAAACCTTCTGCTTCGAAGCAGAGTGGCTACATTGACCAGGCAGTTCCTTTCCGAGGAAGGATTTCTGGAGATTGAGACGCCGATCTTAGGAAAAAGCACGCCGGAAGGCGCAAGAGACTACCTGGTGCCAAGCCGCGTGCATCCAGGGCAGTTCTATGGACTTCCGCAGTCTCCACAGTTGTTCAAGCAGTTGTTGATGTGTTCTGGATGCGACCGTTACTTCCAGATTGCCAAATGCTTCCGGGATGAAGACCTTCGCGCTGACCGGCAGCCGGAATTCACGCAGATCGATATGGAACTGTCTTTTGTGGATGTGGATGATGTTATCGATGTCAATGAAAGACTTCTTGCAAAACTGTTCAAAGATGTGCTGGGCGTGGAAGTCGCTCTGCCAATTCCAAGGATGACCTGGCAGGAAGCAATGGACAGATATGGCTCAGATAAGCCGGATACCCGTTTTGGAATGGAACTGACCGATGTGACGGAAGTCGTGAAGGACTGCGAGTTTGTCGTATTTAAAGGGGCCATCGAAAATGGCGGCACTGTGCGCGGCATTAATGCCAAAGGCCAGGGAGGCATGGCCAGAAAGAAGATCGACAAACTGGTAGACTTTGCCAAAGGCTTTGGGGCAAAGGGGCTGGCCTATATTGCAATCCAGGAAGACGGAAATGTCAAATCTTCCTTCGCCAAATTCATGACCGAAGCGCAGATGAATGCGTTGATCCGGGCAATGAATGGTGAAGCCGGAGACCTGCTGCTCTTCGCCGCCGATAAGAATAAAGTGGTCTGGGATGTTCTTGGCAGCTTAAGGCTGGAACTGGCAAGGCAGATGGAACTTCTCAACAAGGACGAGTATAAGTTCCTGTGGATTACAGAATTCCCGCTTCTGGAATGGAGCGAGGAGCAGAACCGCTATGTAGCTATGCACCATCCATTCACGATGCCGATGGAGGAAGATCTTAACTATCTGGAGAGCGATCCTGGCCGTGTGCGCGCGAAAGCCTATGATATCACTTTGAACGGCAATGAGATTGGCGGAGGAAGCGTGCGTATCTTCCAGGATGACGTTCAGGAGCGGATGTTCGAGGCACTGGGCTTCACCAAGGAGCAGGCGCAGGAGCAGTTCGGATTCCTGCTGGATGCCTTCAAATACGGCGTTCCACCGCATGCCGGGCTGGCCTATGGGCTTGATCGCCTGGTGATGCTGATGGCTAAGGAAGACAGCATCCGTGACGTAATGGCATTCCCGAAGGTAAAGGATGCCTCCTGCCTGATGACCGCGGCGCCAAATCTGGTTGACACAAAGCAGTTGGATGAATTAGGGCTGGCGTTAAAAGAAGAGGATCTGGTATAA
- a CDS encoding MATE family efflux transporter, which translates to MGETAVQENPLAAERIGKLIAKFAIPAIISMLVSSLYNIVDQIFIGQGVGMLGNAATNIAFPISIICTATALLLGIGSASNYNLESGAGNSKKASQIVGTGLAVLIISGISIGIIVLVFLDPLLHLFGVTPDVLPLAQDYTGITAFGIPFLILTTGGNHLIRADRSPTYSMACMLTGAIINTILEPLFIFGFQWGIKGAAGATVIGQVISGFLVIIYFCKFRNLELTRDMLRPKGAMLKAIASLGLAACINQIAMAIVQITMNNTLRHYGASSVYGTDIPLACVGVISKVNMVFMAICIGISQGCQPIWGFNYGAGRFSRVRKTFMMAFKISLLVGIVFFLCFQFFPRQLVSVFGTGSQEYFRFAERYFRIFMLMTFINGIQPMSSGFFTSIGEARLGIMVSLTRQVIFLLPLILLFPLFMGIDGVMYAGPIADGAAAFVAIGFALRELRRMKQLESQQAPKEQAENF; encoded by the coding sequence ATGGGTGAGACAGCAGTACAGGAAAATCCTCTGGCAGCCGAGAGGATCGGGAAATTAATTGCAAAGTTTGCGATACCGGCAATCATTAGCATGCTGGTCAGCTCGCTATATAATATCGTGGATCAGATCTTTATCGGACAAGGCGTGGGGATGCTGGGAAATGCGGCGACGAATATCGCGTTTCCGATATCTATCATCTGCACGGCAACAGCGCTTCTGCTTGGAATCGGAAGCGCGTCAAACTATAATCTGGAATCCGGGGCAGGGAATAGCAAAAAGGCCAGCCAGATTGTAGGAACCGGGCTGGCAGTGTTGATCATCAGCGGCATTTCTATTGGCATAATTGTCCTGGTATTTTTAGACCCGCTTTTGCATCTGTTCGGCGTTACGCCGGACGTGCTGCCCCTTGCCCAGGATTATACAGGAATCACCGCATTTGGCATTCCCTTCCTCATTCTGACAACAGGCGGCAACCATCTGATCCGGGCAGACAGAAGCCCTACTTATTCGATGGCCTGCATGCTTACAGGGGCAATCATCAATACAATCCTGGAGCCTTTGTTTATTTTTGGGTTTCAATGGGGAATCAAGGGAGCGGCCGGGGCGACCGTGATCGGACAAGTCATATCCGGCTTTCTGGTGATTATATATTTTTGTAAATTCCGCAATCTGGAACTGACCAGAGATATGCTGAGGCCGAAGGGAGCGATGCTAAAGGCGATCGCCTCTCTTGGCCTGGCCGCCTGTATCAACCAGATCGCTATGGCCATCGTGCAGATCACGATGAACAATACGTTGAGACATTATGGGGCGTCTTCCGTATATGGGACGGATATACCGTTGGCATGCGTGGGCGTTATCTCAAAAGTCAATATGGTGTTCATGGCAATTTGCATCGGAATATCACAGGGGTGCCAGCCAATCTGGGGCTTTAACTATGGGGCAGGTAGATTTAGCCGTGTAAGGAAGACCTTTATGATGGCATTCAAGATATCCTTGCTGGTTGGCATCGTATTTTTCTTATGCTTCCAGTTCTTCCCTCGCCAGCTGGTGAGTGTGTTCGGGACAGGAAGCCAGGAGTACTTCCGTTTTGCAGAGCGGTACTTCCGCATCTTTATGCTTATGACCTTCATCAACGGTATCCAGCCTATGTCCTCCGGCTTTTTTACATCCATTGGGGAGGCCAGGCTGGGAATCATGGTATCTTTAACCAGGCAGGTAATATTTCTGCTGCCGCTGATCCTCCTATTTCCCCTTTTTATGGGAATCGATGGCGTGATGTATGCCGGACCGATCGCGGATGGAGCAGCAGCCTTTGTTGCGATTGGCTTTGCGCTTAGGGAACTTCGAAGGATGAAGCAATTGGAAAGCCAGCAGGCGCCAAAGGAGCAGGCGGAGAATTTCTAA
- the folK gene encoding 2-amino-4-hydroxy-6-hydroxymethyldihydropteridine diphosphokinase: MDKIKIQNLEVFANHGVFPEENVLGQKFIVSAALYTDTRAAGKTDNLTASIHYGEVSQFIDHFLKEHTYKLLERIAESLAEALLLQTSGLEKIQLEIKKPWAPVGLPLETVSVEIERGWHTAYIALGSNMGDKEQYLNQAVKSLNEASCCKVAKVSSFLVTPPYGVTDQDDFLNACLELRTLLTPRELLDELHRIEKEAGRERIIHWGPRTLDLDIIFYDDLILHEEDFCIPHVEVQKRDFVLKPLHEIAPYKHHPCSHKTVREMLEELV, translated from the coding sequence ATGGATAAGATTAAGATACAGAATTTAGAAGTCTTCGCAAATCACGGCGTTTTTCCTGAAGAGAATGTACTGGGGCAGAAATTCATCGTCTCAGCAGCCCTCTATACCGACACAAGAGCAGCCGGGAAGACGGATAATCTGACCGCATCCATCCACTACGGAGAAGTCAGTCAGTTTATTGATCATTTCTTAAAAGAGCATACATACAAACTGCTTGAACGCATCGCAGAAAGTCTGGCAGAAGCATTGCTTTTGCAGACTTCAGGGCTTGAAAAGATCCAGTTAGAGATTAAAAAGCCATGGGCGCCTGTTGGTCTTCCCTTGGAAACCGTTTCTGTTGAGATCGAACGCGGCTGGCACACAGCCTATATCGCACTTGGCTCTAACATGGGTGACAAAGAGCAATATCTGAATCAGGCTGTAAAGTCTCTGAATGAGGCTTCCTGCTGTAAAGTGGCCAAAGTCTCCTCATTCCTTGTGACACCGCCTTATGGCGTCACTGATCAGGATGATTTTCTGAACGCCTGCCTGGAACTTCGCACATTACTGACACCGCGGGAACTGCTTGACGAACTCCATCGAATCGAAAAAGAAGCCGGAAGGGAACGCATCATCCACTGGGGTCCGAGAACTCTGGATCTGGATATAATCTTCTATGATGATCTGATTCTACATGAGGAAGACTTCTGTATTCCTCATGTAGAAGTGCAGAAACGTGACTTTGTACTGAAGCCGCTTCATGAGATCGCACCTTATAAACACCATCCCTGCAGCCATAAAACGGTTCGGGAGATGCTTGAGGAGCTTGTGTAA